Proteins encoded in a region of the Campylobacter geochelonis genome:
- a CDS encoding biotin synthase — protein MKFQSAKRYDEFAYAQKIVADELLKMVVKSRSEFAQIYEIGAGSGVLTRRVISSLKYDELVLNDIYKSDFMASFQTQIGDILTLNLPQKLDLIISSSVFQWIENLDKLRDKLYLSLNNDGILAFSMFCDGTLQELSSFTKQSLKYKNNSEIKEKFAVKFEILGVKNEEIIAKFSSLKELLNHLKQTGVNNLNGNFKLTKENFKLLEAHFDGNFALTYKYINLICKKR, from the coding sequence TTGAAATTCCAAAGCGCTAAGCGATACGATGAGTTTGCATACGCTCAAAAAATAGTAGCAGATGAACTTTTAAAAATGGTTGTAAAAAGTAGAAGCGAATTTGCTCAAATTTATGAGATAGGCGCTGGAAGTGGTGTTTTAACAAGGCGTGTTATATCTAGTTTAAAATACGACGAGCTTGTTTTAAATGATATTTATAAAAGTGATTTTATGGCTAGTTTTCAAACGCAAATTGGCGATATTTTAACACTAAATTTACCACAAAAACTAGATCTTATCATCTCAAGTTCCGTTTTTCAATGGATAGAAAATTTAGATAAATTAAGAGATAAACTTTATCTTAGCTTAAACAATGATGGAATTTTAGCATTTTCTATGTTTTGCGATGGAACACTGCAAGAACTTAGCAGTTTTACAAAGCAGAGTTTAAAGTATAAAAATAACAGTGAAATAAAAGAAAAATTTGCTGTTAAATTTGAAATTCTAGGCGTTAAAAACGAAGAAATCATCGCTAAATTTAGTAGTTTAAAAGAGCTTTTAAACCACCTAAAACAAACTGGCGTAAACAACTTAAATGGAAATTTCAAACTCACAAAAGAAAATTTTAAGCTTTTAGAGGCTCATTTTGATGGAAATTTTGCTTTAACTTATAAATATATAAATTTAATATGCAAAAAGAGATAA
- the ispG gene encoding flavodoxin-dependent (E)-4-hydroxy-3-methylbut-2-enyl-diphosphate synthase — protein sequence MQRFKTKKLFVGDVAVGGDAPISVQSMTFSKTKNVAATLEQINRLYFAGCDIVRCAVLDKEDISALKQIKEQSPLPVIADIHFNYRHALAVAKFVDAIRINPGNIGGKERIKAVVDACKERNLPIRIGVNSGSLEEQFESKFGRSVAGMVASAEYNYKLLEDFGFSDIAISLKSSDVASTMEAYRTLRPLCEYPFHLGVTEAGTTFHATIKSAIALGGLLLEGIGDTMRVSITGELEEEIRVAKAILQDSGRQKSGLNIISCPTCGRLQSDLVKAIKIVEEKTKHIKIPLNVSVMGCVVNAIGEAKGADVAIAFGKESGLVMRRGEVVARLKEDELVERFLKELEEEVKEHESNK from the coding sequence ATGCAAAGATTTAAAACCAAAAAACTTTTTGTTGGAGATGTCGCTGTTGGCGGTGATGCGCCAATTTCCGTGCAGTCTATGACATTTTCAAAAACCAAAAATGTAGCCGCTACACTAGAGCAGATTAACAGACTTTATTTTGCAGGGTGCGATATAGTTCGGTGCGCGGTGCTAGATAAAGAGGATATTAGCGCGCTTAAACAGATTAAAGAGCAAAGCCCACTTCCCGTTATCGCTGACATTCACTTTAACTATCGTCACGCTTTAGCTGTGGCTAAATTTGTTGATGCGATACGTATAAATCCAGGAAATATAGGTGGAAAAGAGCGCATTAAAGCAGTCGTTGATGCGTGTAAAGAGAGAAACTTGCCCATTAGAATAGGCGTAAATTCAGGCTCGCTTGAAGAGCAGTTTGAATCTAAATTTGGAAGAAGCGTCGCTGGAATGGTAGCTTCTGCTGAGTATAATTATAAGCTTTTAGAGGATTTTGGATTTAGCGATATAGCAATTTCACTTAAAAGTAGCGATGTAGCTAGCACGATGGAGGCTTATAGAACTCTTCGCCCACTTTGCGAGTATCCGTTTCATCTAGGAGTTACTGAGGCTGGGACAACCTTTCATGCGACGATTAAAAGTGCGATTGCGCTTGGTGGGCTTTTACTTGAGGGTATCGGCGATACGATGCGAGTAAGTATAACAGGTGAGCTAGAAGAGGAAATCCGCGTTGCAAAGGCGATTTTACAAGATAGTGGCAGACAAAAAAGTGGGCTCAATATCATCTCATGCCCAACTTGTGGTAGGCTTCAAAGCGATCTTGTAAAAGCTATAAAAATCGTTGAAGAAAAGACAAAACACATAAAAATTCCACTTAATGTCTCTGTTATGGGGTGCGTTGTAAATGCCATAGGAGAGGCAAAAGGCGCTGATGTCGCCATCGCCTTTGGCAAAGAAAGCGGGCTTGTTATGAGGCGAGGCGAGGTTGTTGCAAGACTAAAAGAAGATGAGCTTGTTGAGCGGTTTTTAAAAGAGCTTGAAGAGGAGGTAAAAGAGCATGAATCAAACAAATAA
- a CDS encoding replicative DNA helicase: protein MPSNLYDLDMERSILSSILYSEDGFSEVYGLINDGDFYLKAHADIYKAILECVNNDEPIDFAFVKKRLGNKFDEVTFGEIVATNSIIDIKKYADELKEKSVKRALIAVAHKIPTKVNEDQPAKEMVDDISSQIYALVEGGQSGVIKESDQIIHELMLEMKKQKEAADKDLVGLDTGFRYLNEYTKGFKEGELIIIAARPGMGKTAFVLNVIQKSLNLDKGVVFFSLEMPAAHLMMRMISASTSIPLSNILTANMSDDEFTRFGDECKNMMEKKLFVYDNSYVNIHQIRTNLRKLKAKHEEISLCVIDYIGLMMSSSNFSERHLQIAEISRGLKLLARELGIPIVALSQLNRGLEARSNKRPMLSDLRESGAIEQDADVILFVYRNDVYAEQEEKERYERALNEGKDMESYTPKFVPNAKEEKAEVIVGKNRNGALGTVEVVFQKEFTRFVDNSFNPSLVSEFQV from the coding sequence ATGCCTTCAAATTTATACGATCTTGATATGGAAAGATCGATTTTAAGCTCGATTTTATATAGCGAAGATGGTTTTAGCGAAGTTTATGGGCTTATAAATGATGGGGATTTTTACTTAAAAGCGCACGCAGATATCTATAAAGCGATACTTGAGTGTGTTAATAACGATGAGCCAATCGATTTTGCGTTTGTTAAAAAGCGTTTGGGGAATAAATTTGATGAGGTAACATTTGGCGAGATTGTAGCGACAAATTCGATAATTGATATCAAAAAATATGCCGATGAGTTAAAAGAAAAAAGTGTAAAAAGAGCTTTGATTGCCGTAGCACACAAAATCCCAACGAAAGTTAATGAAGATCAACCAGCAAAAGAGATGGTAGATGATATCAGCTCTCAAATTTATGCTTTGGTTGAGGGTGGACAAAGTGGTGTTATAAAAGAGAGCGATCAAATCATCCATGAGTTAATGCTTGAGATGAAAAAGCAAAAAGAGGCAGCCGATAAGGACTTAGTAGGGCTTGATACTGGTTTTAGATATTTAAATGAATACACAAAAGGCTTTAAAGAAGGCGAACTTATCATCATCGCCGCGCGCCCTGGTATGGGAAAGACAGCGTTTGTTTTAAATGTCATTCAAAAAAGTTTAAATTTAGACAAAGGCGTGGTTTTTTTCTCGCTTGAGATGCCAGCAGCGCACCTTATGATGCGTATGATAAGCGCTTCTACTTCAATCCCGCTTTCAAACATCCTAACAGCAAATATGAGCGATGATGAGTTTACGCGTTTTGGTGATGAGTGCAAAAACATGATGGAAAAAAAGCTCTTTGTCTATGATAACAGCTATGTAAATATCCATCAGATAAGGACAAATCTTAGAAAACTCAAGGCAAAACACGAAGAGATAAGCTTGTGCGTGATTGATTATATCGGACTTATGATGAGTAGCAGCAACTTTAGCGAAAGACACCTTCAAATCGCTGAAATCTCTCGTGGACTTAAGCTTTTAGCACGCGAGTTAGGCATACCTATAGTTGCGCTTTCTCAGTTAAATCGTGGGCTTGAAGCAAGATCAAACAAGCGACCTATGCTTAGCGATTTGCGTGAAAGTGGCGCGATAGAGCAAGACGCTGATGTTATACTTTTTGTCTATAGAAATGATGTTTATGCCGAGCAAGAGGAGAAAGAGCGGTATGAAAGGGCGCTAAATGAGGGTAAAGATATGGAAAGCTATACGCCTAAATTTGTGCCAAATGCCAAAGAAGAAAAGGCTGAAGTCATAGTAGGAAAAAACAGAAATGGCGCACTTGGCACGGTTGAAGTGGTGTTTCAAAAGGAGTTCACGCGTTTTGTTGATAACAGCTTTAATCCAAGTTTAGTGTCAGAATTTCAGGTTTAG
- a CDS encoding pimeloyl-ACP methyl esterase BioG family protein produces MKLEIVKNSGGKVVLLFLGYSFLPECVKHLELGEFDLYVVYDYCDMKLDTSFLQGKELYLVAWSMGVWACSLALKGFEFKKAIAINGTPCGIDDEFGIAKMAFEKSIDEFDFDGFKKICFLKDLEKINFSFNKNAKLELENIYKNSDKKAIDSICWDKAIISKKDFVFPPKSCEWFKCQKEFINAPHFPFFYYKSFGEILEIPKR; encoded by the coding sequence ATGAAATTAGAGATTGTTAAAAACAGTGGCGGCAAGGTTGTTTTGCTTTTTTTAGGATACTCGTTTTTGCCAGAGTGTGTAAAGCACTTAGAGCTTGGCGAGTTTGATTTATACGTGGTTTATGACTACTGCGATATGAAGCTTGATACATCTTTTTTGCAAGGCAAAGAGCTGTATTTGGTGGCTTGGTCTATGGGAGTTTGGGCTTGTAGTTTGGCGCTAAAAGGGTTTGAGTTTAAAAAAGCTATAGCAATTAATGGCACGCCTTGTGGCATTGATGATGAGTTTGGTATAGCAAAAATGGCGTTTGAAAAAAGCATTGATGAGTTTGATTTTGATGGGTTTAAAAAGATTTGCTTTTTAAAAGATCTTGAAAAGATAAATTTCTCTTTTAACAAAAACGCCAAACTTGAGCTAGAAAATATCTATAAAAATTCAGATAAAAAAGCCATTGATTCCATTTGTTGGGATAAGGCTATCATCTCTAAAAAAGACTTTGTTTTTCCACCAAAATCATGCGAGTGGTTTAAGTGTCAAAAAGAGTTTATAAACGCGCCTCATTTTCCATTTTTCTACTACAAAAGCTTTGGAGAGATACTTGAAATTCCAAAGCGCTAA
- a CDS encoding agmatine deiminase family protein has translation MRAFGEWEEQELLFLALPHYNSDWQDDLTEIMQSYVELVNVVSKYQKVVLISPNQKDFDYFFKDIPNVSFYEIDTDDTWIRDYGAIDVENAGRIISYDFTFNAWGGKFQSSKDNLVNAKLFKSFKGELRKVNMILEGGSIEFNGFGTMITTTTCLLNKNRNANLSKAELENEFRKLFGIHTLIWLEHGFIKGDDTDSHVDTLARFINRNTIAYSSCDDVNDIHYDELKKMEDELKKTGFNLVALPIPSPLMHDGRRLAATYANFIFVNGALIVPTYNDKNDQIVLERLKQACPNKDVIGIDARVFIRQNGSLHCSSQNRFLGAR, from the coding sequence ATGAGAGCGTTTGGAGAGTGGGAGGAGCAAGAGCTTCTATTTTTAGCATTGCCTCATTATAACAGTGATTGGCAAGATGATTTGACTGAGATTATGCAGTCTTATGTGGAGTTGGTGAATGTGGTTTCAAAGTATCAAAAAGTGGTTTTAATCTCGCCAAATCAAAAGGATTTTGACTACTTTTTTAAAGATATACCAAATGTATCTTTTTACGAAATTGACACTGATGATACGTGGATAAGGGACTATGGGGCGATTGATGTTGAAAATGCTGGTAGAATCATCAGCTATGACTTTACTTTTAACGCGTGGGGCGGGAAATTTCAAAGCAGTAAAGATAACTTAGTAAACGCAAAGCTTTTTAAATCTTTTAAAGGCGAGCTTAGAAAAGTTAATATGATTTTAGAGGGCGGAAGTATCGAATTTAACGGCTTTGGCACTATGATAACAACAACTACTTGTCTTTTAAACAAAAACAGAAATGCAAATTTAAGCAAAGCTGAGCTTGAAAACGAATTTAGAAAACTTTTTGGAATTCACACTCTTATTTGGTTAGAACATGGCTTTATAAAAGGCGATGATACCGATAGCCACGTTGATACTTTAGCTAGATTTATCAACCGAAATACCATAGCTTACTCAAGTTGCGATGATGTAAACGATATCCACTATGATGAGTTAAAAAAGATGGAAGATGAGCTTAAAAAAACTGGATTTAACCTAGTCGCTCTTCCAATACCTTCGCCACTTATGCACGATGGAAGGCGTCTAGCGGCAACTTATGCAAATTTTATCTTTGTAAATGGTGCTTTGATTGTTCCAACGTATAATGATAAAAATGACCAAATCGTGCTTGAAAGACTAAAACAAGCCTGTCCAAACAAAGATGTTATAGGCATAGATGCAAGAGTTTTTATCCGCCAAAATGGCTCTTTGCACTGCTCTAGCCAAAATAGATTTTTAGGTGCTAGATAA
- a CDS encoding cation diffusion facilitator family transporter translates to MSSEQTIQNTKEQNAYEKNAQTNNKLTSPAPIAAGLTAAGLAIFKFIVGIASGSISVLASAIDSMLDCLISALNYFALKKSTASSNSHFNYGYGKIEALMALFEGTFIVGIGAYIFYESIRKIMSGNHTPDLDSAIVVMSVSFVATGLLILYLKREAARTNSLIIKADALHYKTDFFTNLGIIVALVIIKFSGFYIVDAIFGIIISGYIAVSAIGLIKEGVYVLLDGAIDAKIVKQITDFISKDPHICGYHDLRTRESAKTYYLSAHIVFNPQITLLQAHNAGDEIEDFIRKTFNKNNWVIDLHFDPTDDSACKV, encoded by the coding sequence ATGAGTAGTGAGCAAACTATACAAAACACAAAAGAGCAAAACGCTTATGAAAAAAACGCTCAAACAAATAACAAACTAACAAGCCCAGCACCCATAGCAGCGGGCTTGACTGCGGCTGGTTTGGCGATATTTAAATTTATTGTCGGCATTGCAAGTGGTTCGATTTCAGTTTTGGCTTCGGCGATTGACTCGATGCTTGACTGTCTTATAAGCGCGCTTAACTACTTTGCACTTAAAAAATCAACCGCTTCATCAAATAGTCATTTTAACTATGGATATGGCAAAATCGAAGCTTTAATGGCACTATTTGAAGGGACTTTCATCGTAGGAATTGGCGCTTATATTTTTTATGAAAGTATAAGAAAAATCATGAGTGGAAACCATACGCCAGATTTAGACTCGGCGATTGTGGTGATGAGTGTGTCGTTTGTAGCGACTGGACTGCTTATACTTTATCTAAAAAGAGAAGCCGCTAGAACGAATTCTTTAATCATAAAAGCCGATGCTTTGCACTATAAAACAGACTTTTTTACAAACCTTGGCATAATTGTAGCTTTGGTTATTATTAAATTTAGCGGATTTTATATAGTTGATGCGATTTTTGGTATTATTATTAGTGGATACATCGCAGTTAGCGCGATTGGGCTTATAAAAGAGGGCGTTTATGTGCTTTTAGATGGGGCAATTGATGCTAAAATTGTCAAGCAAATCACAGATTTTATCTCCAAAGATCCCCACATCTGCGGTTATCATGACTTAAGAACAAGAGAGAGTGCTAAGACGTATTACTTAAGTGCACACATTGTTTTTAACCCGCAAATAACGCTACTTCAAGCTCATAACGCTGGAGATGAGATAGAAGATTTTATAAGAAAAACTTTTAACAAAAATAACTGGGTTATAGACTTGCATTTTGATCCGACTGATGACTCGGCATGTAAGGTGTAA
- a CDS encoding carbon-nitrogen hydrolase, which produces MSKNPKEKILKIGIVAHKFMGDKEKTVQKTVELIEKVASNGAKLVLLQELHQGQYFCQNEDVELFDLANQWQEDIKFWGDVARKFGVVLVTSLFEKRTAGLYHNTAVVFESDGSVAGKYRKMHIPDDPNFYEKFYFTPGDMGYEPINTSVGKLGVLVCWDQWYPEAARLMSLAGAEILIYPTAIGWFDGDDEDEKARQLEAWVAVQRGHAVANGVPVVAINRVGFEEQCLSSGCKNLDSELNLASKTDQSCNQNRKILEKSLNLNAENSKIDENSDSTQNSNTQNFTHSNEVTGIRFWGNSFVFGPQGEEIFRANSSSELAKIVTIDLQRCENVRRWWPFLRDRRVDSYGNLTKRFID; this is translated from the coding sequence ATGTCAAAAAATCCTAAAGAAAAAATCTTAAAAATCGGCATAGTAGCGCATAAATTTATGGGCGATAAAGAAAAAACGGTTCAAAAAACGGTTGAGCTCATAGAAAAAGTAGCTAGCAACGGAGCAAAACTTGTGCTGCTTCAAGAGCTTCATCAGGGGCAATACTTTTGCCAAAACGAAGATGTGGAGCTGTTTGATTTGGCAAATCAGTGGCAAGAAGATATCAAATTTTGGGGCGATGTGGCGCGCAAATTTGGCGTTGTTCTTGTAACATCGCTGTTTGAAAAACGTACCGCTGGGCTTTATCACAACACTGCTGTTGTTTTTGAAAGCGATGGAAGCGTGGCTGGAAAATACCGTAAAATGCACATTCCAGATGATCCAAATTTCTATGAAAAGTTTTACTTCACGCCAGGAGATATGGGTTATGAGCCGATAAATACGAGCGTTGGAAAGCTTGGAGTTTTGGTTTGCTGGGATCAGTGGTATCCAGAAGCTGCACGTTTGATGAGTTTGGCTGGGGCTGAAATTTTGATTTATCCAACTGCGATTGGGTGGTTTGATGGAGATGATGAAGATGAAAAGGCGCGTCAGCTTGAGGCGTGGGTTGCTGTTCAAAGAGGTCATGCGGTGGCAAATGGTGTTCCAGTTGTTGCGATAAATCGCGTTGGGTTTGAAGAACAATGCTTGAGCTCAGGGTGTAAGAATTTAGATAGTGAATTAAATTTAGCATCAAAAACAGATCAAAGTTGTAACCAAAACAGGAAAATTTTAGAAAAAAGTCTAAATTTAAACGCAGAAAATAGCAAAATAGATGAAAATTCAGACTCTACTCAAAACTCAAATACGCAAAATTTTACACATTCAAACGAAGTTACAGGCATTCGCTTTTGGGGAAATAGCTTTGTCTTTGGCCCTCAAGGAGAGGAAATTTTTAGAGCAAACAGCTCAAGTGAGTTAGCCAAAATCGTAACCATAGACTTGCAAAGATGTGAAAATGTCCGCAGATGGTGGCCATTTTTACGCGATAGACGAGTTGATAGCTATGGAAATTTGACAAAAAGATTTATTGATTAA
- a CDS encoding aminotransferase class I/II-fold pyridoxal phosphate-dependent enzyme: protein MFDIEKAKQNSSFRELKNSKVCSKFIEYNGKKLLNLGSNDYLGIASDEALRDEFLASCAKNKWFFGSGASRLVYTSSDVFLELEEWFEKKFASKKALIFNSGYCANLSVISALSSEKTLFLCDKLIHASMIDALKLGKANFKRYPHSDYEALKNLIEQNQDKFEKIIILSEAIFSMDGDSCDLVKLVELKKEYKNLFLYIDEAHSFFARNEFGNAHFLGVYKDIDFLLITLSKGVGSNGAVLLSSSDFKDIFINSARSLIYSTAIPSINIAWSLFVLTKDFSEKRANLEKNIHFLEASSHIFPFVVGSNERALFFSKKLFDVGFFAPAIRPPTVLPNASRLRLSLRGDILSGELEKLKEILDEIRDC, encoded by the coding sequence ATGTTTGATATAGAAAAAGCAAAACAAAATAGTAGCTTTAGAGAGCTTAAAAACAGTAAAGTATGCTCTAAATTTATAGAGTATAATGGTAAAAAGCTGCTAAATTTAGGCAGTAACGACTATCTTGGTATAGCAAGCGATGAGGCGCTAAGAGATGAGTTTTTAGCTAGTTGCGCAAAAAATAAGTGGTTTTTTGGCTCTGGAGCAAGTAGGTTGGTGTACACTTCAAGTGATGTGTTTTTAGAGCTTGAGGAGTGGTTTGAAAAAAAGTTTGCTAGTAAAAAAGCTCTTATTTTTAACTCTGGGTATTGTGCGAATTTAAGCGTTATTTCAGCTCTTAGTAGCGAAAAAACACTTTTTTTATGCGATAAGTTAATCCATGCAAGCATGATAGATGCTTTAAAACTTGGTAAAGCAAATTTTAAGAGATATCCGCATTCTGATTATGAAGCTTTAAAAAATTTAATAGAACAAAATCAAGATAAATTTGAAAAAATTATCATTTTAAGTGAAGCTATTTTTAGCATGGATGGCGATAGTTGCGATCTTGTTAAACTAGTCGAGCTTAAAAAAGAGTATAAAAATCTCTTTTTATACATAGATGAGGCGCACTCATTTTTTGCAAGAAATGAATTTGGAAATGCCCATTTTTTAGGAGTTTATAAAGATATAGATTTTTTACTTATAACGCTTAGCAAGGGCGTTGGAAGTAATGGTGCTGTGCTTTTAAGCAGTAGTGATTTTAAGGATATTTTTATAAATTCAGCTAGAAGTTTGATATACTCAACAGCAATTCCTAGTATAAATATCGCTTGGAGTTTGTTTGTTTTAACTAAAGATTTTAGCGAAAAAAGAGCAAATTTGGAAAAAAATATCCATTTTTTAGAAGCTAGTAGCCATATATTTCCATTCGTTGTCGGCTCAAACGAAAGGGCGTTGTTTTTCTCAAAAAAACTTTTTGATGTTGGATTTTTTGCTCCAGCTATCCGCCCGCCAACGGTTTTGCCAAACGCATCAAGACTAAGGTTAAGCCTTAGAGGCGATATTTTATCAGGTGAATTAGAAAAACTTAAAGAAATATTAGATGAAATTAGAGATTGTTAA
- a CDS encoding PhoX family protein yields the protein MSRRGFLKSSSVASMALFFSTSSTLFASSKDSLLGFKATLASSEDNVIVPDGYEAKVLVKWGDPLFKNALKFDEGKNITKEYAKNATKVFGDDNDGMQFYQLDGDKRALLVVNQEYVNPELMFKHNGLELSAQDVIYMQNSCGVTVLEIEQNDNSYQIKQDSPYNRRITALTPMVLTGPVKGDEAVKTANDEKGEFVLGTFNNCGCGKTPWGTYLTCEENFDDFFGSKDTKAQTSESFKRYGIKPKSVYGWEKFDDRFDFKINPNEPNRHGYIVEFDPYNPNFIPKKRTALGRFKHENAEVIIADDGRVVVYSGDDEVDEFVYKFVSSDKFNKDDLSKNADILDNGTLYVARFDGKNGEFKGKLTWLELTYGKNGLDKENGFKSQADILINVRLAATKLGATPMDRCEWIAAQPNSKAVYATFTNNKTRQTTDAANPREKNRYGQILKWEPKDGNHASSEFEWATFALAGNPAVKDGLYKGSSNITVENMFNSPDGLKFDKFGRLWIQTDGDYSNQKDYKGMGNNQMLCADPNTGEIRRFLTGPVACEITGLCFSEDSKTMFVGVQHPGEALKGSHWPEGGDKTPKSAVLVITKKDGGVIGA from the coding sequence ATTTCAAGAAGAGGCTTTTTAAAAAGCTCAAGTGTAGCATCTATGGCGCTGTTTTTTAGTACTTCATCAACTTTATTTGCTAGCAGCAAAGATAGTTTGCTTGGGTTTAAAGCAACTTTGGCTAGTAGCGAAGATAATGTGATAGTCCCTGATGGATACGAGGCAAAAGTTTTAGTTAAATGGGGAGATCCACTTTTTAAAAACGCTTTAAAATTTGATGAAGGCAAAAATATCACAAAAGAGTATGCAAAAAATGCAACCAAAGTCTTTGGCGATGATAACGACGGAATGCAGTTTTATCAACTTGATGGCGATAAACGCGCACTTTTGGTGGTAAATCAAGAGTATGTAAACCCAGAGCTTATGTTTAAGCACAACGGCTTAGAGCTAAGCGCACAAGATGTGATTTACATGCAAAACTCATGTGGCGTAACTGTGTTAGAAATAGAACAAAACGACAACTCATACCAAATCAAACAAGATAGCCCATATAATCGCCGTATAACCGCACTTACACCGATGGTTTTAACAGGTCCAGTTAAAGGCGATGAGGCGGTAAAAACAGCTAACGATGAAAAAGGCGAGTTTGTGCTTGGCACTTTTAACAACTGTGGATGTGGAAAAACGCCTTGGGGAACTTACTTAACGTGTGAGGAAAATTTCGATGATTTTTTTGGTTCAAAAGATACAAAAGCCCAAACTAGCGAGTCTTTTAAACGATATGGTATAAAGCCAAAAAGCGTGTATGGGTGGGAAAAATTTGATGATAGGTTTGATTTTAAAATCAATCCAAACGAGCCAAATCGCCACGGATACATAGTCGAGTTTGACCCATACAATCCAAATTTCATCCCAAAAAAACGCACCGCTCTTGGTAGATTTAAACACGAAAATGCCGAAGTTATCATAGCTGATGATGGAAGAGTTGTTGTTTATAGTGGCGATGATGAAGTTGATGAGTTTGTTTATAAATTTGTTTCAAGTGATAAATTTAATAAAGATGATTTAAGTAAAAATGCCGATATTTTAGATAATGGCACGCTTTATGTAGCAAGGTTTGATGGAAAAAATGGCGAATTTAAAGGCAAGCTAACTTGGCTTGAGCTAACTTATGGCAAAAATGGCTTAGATAAAGAAAATGGTTTTAAATCACAAGCCGATATCTTGATAAACGTTCGCTTGGCTGCGACAAAACTAGGCGCAACGCCGATGGATAGGTGCGAGTGGATAGCAGCGCAACCAAACTCAAAAGCTGTTTATGCAACCTTTACTAACAATAAAACAAGACAAACCACAGACGCAGCTAACCCGCGAGAAAAAAACCGCTACGGACAAATCCTAAAATGGGAGCCAAAAGATGGCAATCACGCAAGTAGCGAGTTTGAGTGGGCGACATTTGCGCTAGCTGGTAATCCAGCGGTAAAAGATGGACTTTACAAAGGTAGCTCAAACATCACAGTCGAAAATATGTTTAACAGTCCAGATGGGCTTAAATTTGATAAATTTGGTCGTTTGTGGATACAAACTGATGGCGACTACTCAAATCAAAAAGATTATAAAGGCATGGGAAATAATCAAATGCTGTGCGCAGATCCAAATACTGGCGAAATCAGGCGATTTTTAACAGGTCCGGTTGCGTGCGAGATAACAGGGCTTTGCTTTAGTGAAGATTCAAAGACTATGTTTGTTGGCGTACAACACCCAGGAGAAGCACTAAAAGGAAGTCACTGGCCAGAAGGTGGAGATAAAACGCCAAAATCAGCCGTTTTAGTCATAACTAAAAAAGATGGCGGAGTAATCGGGGCGTGA
- the thiD gene encoding bifunctional hydroxymethylpyrimidine kinase/phosphomethylpyrimidine kinase has product MKNVLSIAGVDPSGGAGLIADLKVFIAHGVYAMGVVTATTAQNTKGLFGMELIEPKMISDGIDAIFDDIKVDAVKIGVVPSVEIIKATAASLKKVPNLPPVVLDPVMSCKNGDIWLEGESKKAIVEELFPLATVITPNKFEAQEILGKKLESKTDFENACKELLKFGCKNVYLKAGKVDGKSLDVFYNGTEFTYIENERIDTDSTHGSGCSLSSAIASNLANQMSAKDAALAANEYIFNAIKSAHKIGHGCNPVNHFYKFY; this is encoded by the coding sequence ATGAAAAATGTTTTAAGCATAGCTGGTGTTGATCCAAGTGGTGGCGCTGGGTTGATAGCGGATTTAAAAGTGTTTATCGCGCATGGCGTTTATGCGATGGGCGTTGTTACGGCTACAACAGCGCAAAACACAAAAGGGCTTTTTGGCATGGAGCTAATAGAGCCAAAAATGATAAGTGATGGAATCGATGCGATTTTTGATGACATTAAAGTAGATGCCGTTAAAATCGGCGTTGTCCCAAGCGTAGAAATCATAAAAGCAACTGCTGCTTCGCTTAAAAAAGTGCCAAATTTACCTCCAGTTGTCCTTGATCCTGTTATGAGCTGTAAAAATGGCGATATTTGGCTTGAGGGCGAGTCAAAAAAGGCGATTGTTGAGGAACTTTTTCCACTAGCAACTGTTATCACACCAAATAAATTTGAAGCACAAGAGATTTTAGGCAAAAAGCTAGAGAGCAAAACAGACTTTGAAAATGCTTGCAAAGAGCTTTTAAAATTTGGATGTAAAAATGTCTATTTAAAGGCTGGAAAAGTTGATGGCAAGAGTTTAGATGTATTTTATAATGGCACTGAGTTTACATATATCGAAAATGAGCGCATAGATACCGATAGTACGCATGGTTCAGGATGCTCGCTCTCAAGTGCAATCGCTTCAAATTTAGCTAATCAAATGAGCGCAAAAGACGCTGCTTTAGCTGCAAATGAGTATATTTTTAACGCGATAAAATCAGCCCATAAAATAGGTCATGGTTGCAATCCAGTAAATCACTTCTATAAATTTTATTAA